The Terriglobales bacterium genome contains the following window.
CAGCAGCAGGATCGATTGTCGCCTCACCGCGTGCCGTCTGTGCAAAGAGCATCACCCGTCCGCCAAATCGCACCGCCTCCATTGCCGGCCGAATTAGACCATTGCCGCCGACCGCCAGCATCACCGCATCGGCACCGCGGCCGTCGGTTCGCGCGCGGACTTCCTTGACCATGTCAGACTTCGCGGCGTCTATGGTCTCGGAAATCTGATACTCCAGAGACATTGTAAGCCGCTGCTCATACAAATCGGAAGCAATCACCCGGGCACCTGCTCGCCGAGCCAGCGAAGCCAAAATGATGCCGATGGGCCCTTGTCCGATGACCAGCACGGTCTCGCCTGGGACAAGCTGCAGCGCCTCGACGCCTTTCAAGCAGGTGTTCACAGGCTCGACAAATGCCGCCTGCTCAAACGAGACCCCCTCCGGAATCTTCACCAGCCCGCGGCGGACGATCCAATCCATGACCCGGACATATTCGGCGAATCCCCCGCCCGACGGCTCAAATCCAGCCGTACAGCCGACCTTCTTGTACACGGGGCACTGGGCGAAGACTTTGCGCTCGCAGTAAAAGCACTTTCCGCAGGGGATGTGATGGAAGACCATCACGCGATCGCCAACCGCAAATCCTTGGACATCGGATCCGACAGCAGCGATGACGCCGGAAGTCTCATGACCGAAAATCCGCGGCGCCGAATGCGAGCCGGTGTGGATCTTCTTCAGGTCGGTCCCACAGATTCCACAAGTGTGGACCCGAATTAGAACCTCGCCGGCGCCAATCTCCGGAACGGGAACGGTCTCAATGCGCACATCATCAACAGCGCGGTAGACGGCCGCTTGCATCACCGTAGGAGTAGCCGAACGCTCGCCCGCCGCGGCAGCTTGAGTGACTGTAGCCATGAGCTAACTGGCTCAATTGTAAATGGCTTCCGATTCGTTGACCTACACCGCGCCCCGAGGCTCCGAAGGGCACTCTCTCCGTCAACGAATTCTCCTCTTCACGTTCCGCTTTGGAAGCAGTACGCTGTCTCGGAAATTTCTATGGCTACCCATCTTGTAGTCGCAGCACTTCTCCTCTCCAGCTTCTGCTTCGCCGATCTCAAATATCGAATGCACACGACAGGAAGGCCGGTGCCTACTTCGGATACGGTCGTCTATGTGCATGGCGATCGTATCCGCGTCGAATTCCCCGACAACGGACGCGTGAATATCCGCCAGTGCGACCTGAACCGCGTCGTACATCTCGATCCACAAACGAAGACCTATCGTGTACAGGAGCTCGAACCCGAGCCAGAGGCAGCCCAAGACGATTCTGCTCCCAGTACGAGACCATCATCGTGCCGAATGAAAACAAGGAGGGAAGTCGAAGAGACCGGGGAATTCCAGAAGCTCCTCGGCTTTGACGCGCAGCACGTTCGCATCTTCATTTACAAGGACCCTGTGCCGGAATCGTGCCCGGAAAATCAGCCCCTCGCCTCGATACTCGTTCAGGAGCGTGATGGATGGTACATCCAGGTTCCCTGGCTGCCCGAGTGTCCTGCTCCCAAAGATAAAAATGCGAGCACAAACAGGGCCTTCGATGTGCCGGATCACTATCTTCGCAGCGATGGCACGCTCACTCCTGACCTGCTTCCGGCAAAGGTAGATGTGAAGCGCCGCCGAGGACAGGAACTGCAGACCGCCTTCACCGCCGAGGCATCGGATATTTCGACGGACGCACTTGATCCCGTGCTATTCGACGTTCCCTCCGATTATCGCGAGGTGCCCGCGCACGATGTCGCCAGTTGTTCCGGCACTCCTGAGATCGTTGCCCATCTTGAGGATGGATCGGCAGTCTATCGCGTCGGGTGCGGCATCCAACCTCCTCAACCGCTTCGACGACAGGAGCCCGACTATTCCGAGCGCGCAAGAAAGAAAAAAATCTCAGGCACGGTCCAGCTTTCCGCCGTCGTTGATTCAGGTGGAAATGTGCGCGATATTCAGGTTACGAAATCGCTGGAACGCAGCCTCGATCAGCAGGCGATCGCTGCTCTTAATAAATGGATATTCGAGCCAGCGACCAAAGACGGCCAGCCTGTCGCGGTGAAACTCGAGATCGAAATGAGCTTTCGGCTTTATTGATCAAGGCCCTGAAATACGACTGTCATCCCTCGCTCCGCAGCAACGCGCACTGGTTCCAGGAAGCTTTGTTTTTGCGGAGCGGGGGGATCTGCTGTTTCGGCCAGTTTGAAACAGCAGATCCCCCGCGCAGCGAAAGCAAATTATGGAGATTCCCATCAGCCTTGCGGCTGCGCGAGGGATGACAGTGGCTAAGAGGTGAGCGAACAAATGCGTATGAGCTGCGCCAGGCGCGAAATCCAAACGAGCCTTGATCAGTCATCAATAACACTCGTCGAGCACTCCAACCACGTGCTTAACGGGAACAGAGCGGCCCATGCGTTCCATTCCGGCACGCAGTTGCAGCATACAGCCGACGTTTGCGGTGACAACGAGTTCGGCAGATGTGCAGCCGATGTCGCTTATCTTTGCGTCGAGAATTTTCATCGACAGATCGTTCTGCGTGACGTTGTAGCTGCCGGCACTACCGCAGCATTGATCGGAGTGTGGCATCTCTTCGAGCTCAAGGCCAATGGCACGCAAGAGTTGCCGTGGCGCATTGCGAATGCGCTGTCCATGGGCGAGATGGCATGGGTCCTGGTAGGTCGCGCGGATGTTTAGCTTCCGGGCGGGCGGACGTAGACCGAGCTCGTCCAGAAACTCGGTTATATCTTTCACCTTTTTTGCGAACTTCTCGGCGTGATCGCGCTTCGCGTCTTCACGTAGTAGATCGCCATATTCTTTCAGCGTCGAGCCGCAGCCGGCGGCATTGGTCACGATGGCATCGAAGCGGTCATCGAGCATTGCCGCGATGTTCTGGTGCGCAAGCTTTCGTGCTTCGTCGCGGTAGCCTGCATGGGCGTGAAGAGCGCCACAGCAGTTCTGGTTCTTGGGGACCCAGACTTCAACGCCGTTCTTTCTAAGCACGCGAATAGTAGCGTCGTTCAGAGCAGAGAAGGCAACGCTGGCGATGCATCCGGCGTGAAGGGCGACGGTCGCGCGGCGCTCTCCCTCCGCAGGGAATATTTTCCCGATTTGGTCAAAGAAAAACTTGTCGTCGATCTTCGGCTGCAACTGCTCCAGCTTTGCCACGCCCAGCAGCCGAAGCAGTCCGGAAGATCGCGCCAGAGTCTGCAAGCCTGAGCGCTGATAAAAGCGCAACAGTTTGGCGATGGCGCTGAGCCGTTGCGGATTCCCGAGCACATGACGATAGAAGAACGCGCGCAATTGACGCGTGAGCCACGGTCGCTTGTAATGCTGCTCGATCTGCGCGCGGGCGCGTTCGACGATGTGTCCGTATTGCACGCCAGATGGGCAGGCAGTCTCGCAGGCGCGACAGTCGAGGCAGCGGTCGATATGGGTGACGAACGAGTCGCCGATCGCAAGCCGTCCGGAATCGACCTGGAGCACTTGGTAGATGCGTCCGCGCGGCGAGTCCATTTCCATGCCGAGCACGCGATAGGTCGGGCAGTGATTCAGGCACAGACCGCAGTGGACGCACGTCGCATAAAGGTCCCAGGTGGGGCGATCAGTTCCGGCGAAGTTCGATTGGCCCATCTGCAGGGTGTGCCCGGTGACAGCGGTCTGCTCTGTTTCGATGTTGGTATAGGGTGTCATCCGACG
Protein-coding sequences here:
- a CDS encoding zinc-dependent dehydrogenase; protein product: MATVTQAAAAGERSATPTVMQAAVYRAVDDVRIETVPVPEIGAGEVLIRVHTCGICGTDLKKIHTGSHSAPRIFGHETSGVIAAVGSDVQGFAVGDRVMVFHHIPCGKCFYCERKVFAQCPVYKKVGCTAGFEPSGGGFAEYVRVMDWIVRRGLVKIPEGVSFEQAAFVEPVNTCLKGVEALQLVPGETVLVIGQGPIGIILASLARRAGARVIASDLYEQRLTMSLEYQISETIDAAKSDMVKEVRARTDGRGADAVMLAVGGNGLIRPAMEAVRFGGRVMLFAQTARGEATIDPAAVCVDEKTLMGSYSASVELQDESARLVFSGDIDFAGLISHRFPLTEAVPALHLAANPQPDSMKIVIQPGH
- a CDS encoding heterodisulfide reductase-related iron-sulfur binding cluster gives rise to the protein MTPYTNIETEQTAVTGHTLQMGQSNFAGTDRPTWDLYATCVHCGLCLNHCPTYRVLGMEMDSPRGRIYQVLQVDSGRLAIGDSFVTHIDRCLDCRACETACPSGVQYGHIVERARAQIEQHYKRPWLTRQLRAFFYRHVLGNPQRLSAIAKLLRFYQRSGLQTLARSSGLLRLLGVAKLEQLQPKIDDKFFFDQIGKIFPAEGERRATVALHAGCIASVAFSALNDATIRVLRKNGVEVWVPKNQNCCGALHAHAGYRDEARKLAHQNIAAMLDDRFDAIVTNAAGCGSTLKEYGDLLREDAKRDHAEKFAKKVKDITEFLDELGLRPPARKLNIRATYQDPCHLAHGQRIRNAPRQLLRAIGLELEEMPHSDQCCGSAGSYNVTQNDLSMKILDAKISDIGCTSAELVVTANVGCMLQLRAGMERMGRSVPVKHVVGVLDECY
- a CDS encoding energy transducer TonB produces the protein MATHLVVAALLLSSFCFADLKYRMHTTGRPVPTSDTVVYVHGDRIRVEFPDNGRVNIRQCDLNRVVHLDPQTKTYRVQELEPEPEAAQDDSAPSTRPSSCRMKTRREVEETGEFQKLLGFDAQHVRIFIYKDPVPESCPENQPLASILVQERDGWYIQVPWLPECPAPKDKNASTNRAFDVPDHYLRSDGTLTPDLLPAKVDVKRRRGQELQTAFTAEASDISTDALDPVLFDVPSDYREVPAHDVASCSGTPEIVAHLEDGSAVYRVGCGIQPPQPLRRQEPDYSERARKKKISGTVQLSAVVDSGGNVRDIQVTKSLERSLDQQAIAALNKWIFEPATKDGQPVAVKLEIEMSFRLY